GGGAGACATCGTTGACATCAAATACTTTTTGGCAGCAAATATGTCCTTGAATTTCGATTTTGAGTTTTGGATTTTCTTCCAGGATGCAAAGAAGTTCCAATAAGGTAGGTTCAGATTTGGGAACGATTCGGGCCGAATTGTTAAAGAAGTAGATATTAGGCAAAGCCACTGTCTCCCCCACTTTTGAGTTCAATATTTTTTCTGTCAATGGAGATACCACCGGCTTTTGAGACTTGATTTCGTTGTAAAAAATGGTTACTTTTCTGTTTTCTGCTTGGATTTTGGATTGCTTGAAATCTTTACCGTAAGCAATGCGTTCCAGATTGTCATTGACTTTTACTCCGCTTTTTTGCAGTAGCAATTGCACACTGTTGATGCGGCGTTCGGCTAATTTTATGTTGTAGTTTTTGGTATCCACACTATCGCAATAACCCATCATTTTGGTTACTTCGAGGTTTTTGTTTTGGGCAAACCACTCGTTAAATTCTAAAATCGATTTTTCATTGGGAAAGTCTTTATTGAAATCAAAAAAAACTTCAAATTGATTTTGTCCTAAGCTTTTTAGGGAAACTAAAAACAATATGATGAAGATTGCATTTTTCATTATTTTTCAACAATTAAAATTTCAACTCGACGATTGGCTTTGCGTTCGGCTTCATTGCGCTCCGGTAATTTGTAAATCGGATCATTGCTGCCAAAACCTTTATAGGAGAGTCGGTTCACTTCGATATCATTACTGGTTAGGTATTTTAAAATAACCAAAGCTCTTCGGTACGATAATTTAGTATCCATACCGTTAGGATTACAGCAAATATGACCGTGTATGGCAATTCTCAGTTTTGGATTATTATACATGATTTGCACTAATTCTTCTAAAATAGGTCGGGACATTTCTTCAATTCGCTCTGAATTAAACAGGAAATTGATGTTGTTAATTTTGATTAAATCCCCTTTTTTGGCTTTTTCAAATTTCATGGACAACTCAGATACCTCTTTTTCAATTAAGGTTTGGTTATCGAATTGCGATATCGGTTCCTCCTCTTTAGTAATCTCCTTATTTCCTTTGCTTTTTTCTTCTTTTGAGGTATAAAAAAAGGTTACTTTTCTGTTTTCTTCCTGCTTTTTAGAAAATTTAAAATCTTTGCCGAAAGGTATTAACTCCACTTTATCATTAATCGCTATAGTTTCATTTTTGAGCAAAGTCATAACCGAGTTAATCCTTCTTACAGCCAGTTCTTTATTGTATTTACTATCATCAACACTGTCGCAATAGCCTAGAATCTTGGTAACTTCAGCAAACTTGTTTTCTGCAATCCATTGATTTAGTTTAGTTATTGACACTTGATTGGGGTAGTCTTTATTGAAATCAAAGAACACTTCATAGTGCTTTTGGGAGAAAACAATAAATGGCATTATACATAAAACAAAACAAAGCTTCTTCATGCTAGTTTTCGACAATTAAAATTTCGACTCTCCTATTGGCGGCACGTTCCTGCTCATTTTTTTCAGGCAGCGGATAGATGGGTTGTGTACTGCCAAAACCTTTATAGGACAGTCTTGGCGGGTAAATTTGGTTAGCGACTAAAAAATTATAAATAGCTTTGGCGCGTTGTGTTGACAAATCCAACCGGTCCGTTGGCATACAACACAGGTGGCCTTGAATTTCGATTTTTAATTGAGGATTTCTTTGAAGCACAACCAGCAGTTCGTACATTTTTCCTCGGGATTCGGGCACCACGGCAAAAGTATTGATGATGAAATTCAAATTTTCGATTTTCAGCTTTTCACCTTGTTTGGCTTCACCTACTCTTTTCATAAACGCCTTGTCGAGCTTAAATTCAGATGTGGTACCATTGGGATTTTCAAAGACCATCTTTTCGGGATACTCGATTTCGGGTTTGGGTTCTTCTTTGGCAATTTCTTTTTTGATGCCTAGGATTTCATCTTCGCGAACGATGTCTTTTTCTAAAATATAATAGATTAGCACTCTTCTGTTTTCGGCTTTATTTTTAGACTGATTGAAGCTTTCACCAAAACTTCGGGTTTTAAAATCGTCTCTGATTTTGATTTGGTTTTTGATGATTTTAAAGATGCAGTCAACCCGTTTTTGAGCCAAGGTATCATTAAAACCTATTGAGCCGTCTTCATCGGTAAAGCCGTGAATGGCTACAATTTTGTTGTTCTTGTTTTCGGTAATCCAAGTATTGAGTCTTTCTTTTTCTTTGGTATTTAATTCAAATTTATTGCTATCGAAGTACAAGGCAAATTGTTCTTGAGCATAAATTGTATTGGCAAAAAGAATAAAAAAAAGGAAAACAAAAATAGGTTTCATAAACTGTTTTTAATACTAACGTAAGTTACGCAAAAATAGTATTGTATGTTAAAAATATAATGTCGTGAAACCTAATTATTTTTTTACATTTGTAAATAAAAACTTCATCAAATGAAACACTTTTTACTCTTTTCATTTTTAATACTCACCTTTTCAGCGAGTTCACAATCGGTAATACAATCGGTGAATTCGGGTAGTGTTATAGCAGCAAATTCCTCTATATCTGTCGGAGAAATTGTTGTAGTTCCTCAAAACCAGAATCAATCAAGCACCGGAATTATTGGTCTTTTGGCACAAACCCAACAAACATTAGAAGTCCCTCAATTGGAACTCAGTGCTAAAATCAAGGTTTTCCCTAATCCGACAACATCAGCCGTTTATTTTGAGACCGCTACCAAACTTACTGATGAAAAAGTTTCGATTTATACAACATCGGGGCAATTGGTTTCCGAGAAAAAGATTGGCACTGATAATTCATTAGACTTATCGGCACTTCAAACCGGAGTTTACCTGATTCAATTTTCGAGCAAAAACATCAATTCTTTTAAAATAATCAAACATTAACATGAAAAAACTATTACTATTATCAGCATTTTTTATAAGCTATTTGACTTTTGCTCAAGTACCGCAAGGAATTTCTTATCAGGCTATAGCACTAAACAGCTCAGGAACTCCGGTGGTGAGTTCTAACGTTGGGCTTCGTCTTTCGATTCTGAACACCTCAGCATCGGGAACCGTTTTATATTCGGAAACACAGGTTAAAACTACCAATGCGCAAGGATTGTTTAATTTGGTTGTCGGACAAGGGACCTTGGTTTCAGGGGCGTTTAACACCATAAACTGGGGAAGCGGTTCTAAATTCTTAAAAGTAGAAATGGACGCTTCAGGCGGTACCAATTATGTTTTGGTAGGCACTACCCAATTGCTATCAGTTCCTTATGCTTTGGCTGCGGACAGTTTGGTTACATCAGCAGGAGAAGGTATTACTTTGGTTTCACCAAATGGAACGCCTTATGTATTGAGTGTTAATGATGCCGGGCAATTGTCATTACCAACATCGGGAACATCATCCAGCTTTCCTACCCAATTGTATATGTATGGTAGTTTCAATAGTTTTAATGCTTCAACAGCACTGCTAATGGGATATTCTGATTATAGTTTTTTTGGTTATAAATACCTGACTTCGGGAACACAAATTAAGTTTATATCTGAAAACAATAGTAGTGCAGCTATATACGGTATAAACGGGACACAAAATTTAGTCCTTAATGGAAGTTTATACACCATCCCATCAAACGGACTGTACTTAATTTACAATTATTTAAATATTGATGGTGATAATCAAATTTACTTTCATGCCAGTTCAATAGGCCCAGGTGTTAGTTACGATAACGCTAGTGGAAGTGCCTACAGCGCTATGACATACAATGTAGCAACTAATACGCTAAGCGCTACAGTAACTGGTGTAACCAGTCCTAACAACACTTTTAGGATTAGTATGGAAACACCGACTGGTACTGGATATTATGGAGATAATTTGAGTGATGGGACAATTGATTTATACGGTCAATACATTAACTTTCCGGGAGCCACCAGCACGCCTAAAAATTATAAAGTTGATTTAGTACTTAACTTTAACGGATCAGGAACCTATACTGTTACACAAGTTCCTTAAAAAATATTTTATGAAAAAGTAGTATTATTAGCGGCTTTTTAATAACATCCAAATTTGTCTATATGGTAACGTATTGATTTTAATAACTAAAAAATCCCGCTCAATGAGCGGGATTTTTTTTAACTAATTAAACCGGATTATCTTGTAAACAATAATTCTCTGTATTTGGTTAATGTCCAAACCTCATCATCTACTAATAACTCTAATTTATCACAGTGTTCGCGGATAATTTCGAAATAAGGTTTTACTTTATCGCAATACATTTCAGCCATTTTTTGGGCATCAGTTAATGCGTTGGCTTTTTTACGTGCTTCGGTCATCGCTTCTACATTGGTATTTATCCCTTCAATGTGTGATGAAATTTCTTTGATTAAAACGATTTGTTCTTTGGCAATTTTTTCAAAGTCTTTACCGAAGATTTCTTTTAAACCACGCACATTTTCAATCAAGGTGTTTTGGTAACGAATAGCTGTTGGAATCACGTGATTACGCGCAATATCACCTAGAACTCTTCCTTCTATTTGGATTTTCTTGGTGTATTCTTCTAATTCGATTTCGTAACGAGCCTCTACTTCTACATGGTTCATTACGTTCAAATCTTTGAATAGGTCTAAGGCTTTTTTAGACACTTTAGCTTTCAAAGCCGCCGGTGTTGTTTTATGATTGCTAAGCCCGCGTTTTTTAGCTTCTTTTTCCCATGCATCGCTGTAACCGTCGCCTTCAAAAAGAATGTTTTTGGTTCCTTTGATATATTCTCTTAAGACATTGAAAATCGCTTCATCTTTCTTTAGATCTTTTTTCTCGATTAAAGCGTCTACTTCTTTTTTGAAATCTTTTAATTGCTTGGCCACAATAGAATTTAAAGTGGTCATCGCATTGGCACAGTTCGCAGAAGAACCTACTGCTCTAAACTCAAATTTGTTTCCTGTGAATGCAAACGGAGAGGTTCTGTTTCTGTCCGTATTGTCTAATAACACATCCGGAATTTTACCTACTACGTTTAGTTTTAAATCGGTTTTCTCTTCCGGAGATAATTTTCCTTTGGTTACGCCTTCTAATTCATCCAATACTTTGGTTAATTGTTGTCCGATGAATACTGAAATAATGGCCGGCGGTGCTTCGTTAGCTCCAAGTCGGTGGTCATTACTTGCCGTTGCAATGGCAGCTCTAAGCAATTCTTCATACTCATTAACCGCTTTGATAGTATTAATAAAGAACGATAAGAATTGTAAATTGCTCATTGGTGTTTTCCCCGGAGACAGTAAATTCACGCCGGTATCCGTAGCTAATGACCAGTTGTTATGTTTTCCGGAACCATTAACTCCTTTAAAAGGTTTTTCATGGAAAAGTATTTTAAAATCGTGACGCTCCCCAACTTTAGACATTACATCCATTAATAATGAATTGTGGTCAACTGCTAAATTGGTTTCTTCAAAAATCGGAGCTAATTCAAATTGGTTAGGCGCTACTTCATTATGACGAGTTTTTACCGGTATGCCTAAATACATACACTCTTCTTCTAATTCTCTCATGTAATTCAATGCACGAGAAGGAATAGAACCAAAATAGTGATCGTCTAATTGCTGTCCTTTTGCAGAAGTGTGTCCGAGCAAAGTTCTTCCTGTCAACAATAAATCAGGTCTTGAATTTGCCAACGAGCTATCTACCAAAAAATATTCTTGCTCCCACCCTAAAGTAGCAGTTACTTTTTTAACATTTTTATCGAAATATTTACATACCTCAGTTGCTGCTTCATCTACAGCATTTAAGGCACGTAATAGTGGTGTTTTATAATCTAAGGCTTCACCGGTATAAGAAATAAACACGGTTGGAATACACAAAGTCGTTCCAAAGATAAATGCCGGAGATGTTGGATCCCAAGCGGTATAGCCACGAGCTTCAAATGTATTACGGATACCACCGTTCGGAAAAGAAGAAGCATCCGGTTCTTGTTGTACCAATTGCCCTCCCCCGAACTTTTCTAATGGGTCAGAACCATCATAAGAAGTTTCGAAAAATGCATCGTGTTTTTCCGCAGTAGTTCCGGTTAAAGGTTGGAACCAGTGTGTATAATGCGTTACGCCTTTAGCAATCGCCCATTCTTTCATTCCCATGGCGATATAATCGGCTAGCTTTCTGTCAATTTTAGTTCCGTGCTGTACTGCATCTTTGACTCCTTTGTAAGCATCTGAAGTCAGAAACTGCTTCATAGCTTTATCGTTAAACACATTGGCACCGAAAATGGCTGATTTTCTATCAGCTTCTTCAAATTTTACAGGCTTTCTACCTGATGCATCTTTTAATGCTTGAAAACGTAAAGTTGACATAAAATTAATTTTTAAAAGTTATACCCTAATAATTTGAAGCAAATATAAAAATATTTTAATTTAAATAACACATACCCCCTATTAATTTTAGGGGTAATATCTAAAAAATAATATTTTTATAGTTTTAAAGATTGATTTATTTAACAATTAAATAGTAACTTCAAAAATACAATCCCCTATATTTGTAGCAATCAAAAGATTTATCATGACTGTTTGGATACTGTTTTTAGCTGCCATTTTAGTGTTTCTTGCCTTAGATTTAGGCGTATTTAATAAAAACCCTCATGTTATCAAGCCCAAAGAGGCCGGAATATGGACCGGAATATGGGTAGCCATGTCCTTTTTATTTTCGATTGTAATTAACTGGTTGTACAGCAATGAATACATAGCTAATCCTACCGGTATTAAACCGGCAGTGGCCACAATGAAGTTTATCACCGGTTATCTTATTGAATTATCGTTGAGTATTGATAACATCTTTATAATTGCCGTAATCTTTGCTTCTTTTAAAATTCCACAGAAATACCAACACAGGGTTTTATTTTGGGGGATATTAGGTGCTATTCTTTTTAGAGGATTGATGATTTTCTTTGGAGTCATTTTAATTAACAAATTCAGCTGGATGACCTATCTATTTGGCGCCTTTTTGATTTTTACCGCATTCAAAATGCTGTTTAAAGGAGAAGAGGAAGAATTCAATCCAAAGAAATCGTTTGTCTATAAAAACCTGCGTAAGATTATGCCAATCACTCATCATATTGAAGGGGAACAATTTTTTGTAAAAAGAAAACACATTAAAGCAGCCACTCCACTTTTTGTAGCGTTGATTGTTATTGAGGTGATGGATATGCTATTTGCATTGGATAGTGTACCGGCTATATTGGCTATCACATCAGACCCTTTTTTGGTTTTCAGTTCTAATATTTTTGCTATTCTTGGCTTGCGTTCTATGTATTTCTTCTTGGCTAACATGCTGGAAAAATTCAGTTATCTTGAATACAGCTTGATTGCTATATTAACCTTTGTGGGAATTAAAATGTTATTGGTTCATTATTACAAATTTCCGGAATGGATTTCATTAGGATTTATCGCTTTATCGCTTTTAATCGGAATTGTAATATCTATTAAAAAGAGTGAAACTACTGAATGATTTGATTTTCTTTATTTAACTTTTCTAAATAACTACCCAATAAAAAAGCCCTCAATGAGGGGCTTTTCAGTTATTTGATATTATTTCTAATTATCTTTTAATCACATGTAGTGTTTTAGTTTCAGAACCCTGAGTCACTACTACATTGTATACACCTGAAGTATATTTGTTTCCAATTTTAACTTCTGATATTTCACTTGGATTGATGTCATTTCTTTCTAACAATCTTCCGGTCATATCATAAATTAACACTGATACATTTCCTTCAACTGTTGTTGACAAGCTCAAATTAAAATCACTTGTATAAGGATTTGGATATGCTTTAACTTTTAATTTATCTCCAAGTGAAGCTCCACTCATCTCTATCACATCAGATTTTTTGAATGCAACAGTTTCGTTTGAACAAGAAACAGTAATACATTGAGTATAAGTACTAGATTTTCCACAAGTATCTGTAGCTTCCCATGTTCTGCAATGTGTTTTAGAACCATCAGCATTTTGAGTAACAACATCTGCACCTACAACCACTGGGTCAATTTGTGATGAACTGCAATTATCAGTAACTATTGGAGTATCAAATTCGACAGGAATATTAACATCACATGTTTTCTCAACCATTACTTGATTATCTCTGCTTCCTAATGAAGCACCATCAAGTTGCTCTAATCTGAAATGATATGGCGCACCATCAATAGAACCAGCTCCATAACAATTTCCATAACCATTTGATCCAGCTCCTTGAGCCGCTCTTCCTGCCAATTTAATCATTACGTTGCTAGAAGCTGATGTCCATGTAACTGTATACCAAGCATAATTATCTCCAGTTGCAGTACCTGAATAGCCATCGAAAGCGATATTGAAATCTGAAATAGGAGCATCTCCTTTTATTTCAATTTGTCTGTTTCCGTATTGTTGCTCAAAAGTAGCTACTGCAGCGTCAACATTTCTATTTCCGTGGTGGTTAGGTGGGTTACCCATTGTGTCAGCTAAAGATGCAAAAGCACTATTAGTTAAGTTTGGACAAGAAGCAATTCCATCACACTGTTGCGCTGTAAGATTTTGCAATTCGTTAACCGCTCCATTTCCTAAATCACCTGCTGTAGCAACTGCTTGTTCCCATGACATCAAGAAATCATAAGCATGTCTACTAACTCCACCTTGATGCTTAACCGCTTCATGACGGAATTTGAATGTGTGAGTTGAACCTGTTAATTGCGTAAACACAATACGTTGAGGAACTCCCATTCCTTCAAAATACTCAGCTTGATCAAAGTTATTAACACCATATGTCCAGCTAAGTGGCGTATTAGGGTGGTCTTCATTTCTAGGCTGATCAAAATTAACTCTGCTTTTGGCAATTTGTTTTGAATTATCCATTTTTTCAGTTACAGTAGCAATTCCTCCACCGCCTAAGTCTTGAGCACAAGTATCACCTTCGTCATTTACTAAAACGTCTCTGTTTTCAGAAATACCACTAAATACTGGTCCTTCTAAATCAATTCTCCAAGTAAACTCCTGAGTACAAGTTGATGAATTACCACAAGCATCTGTAGCAGTATATGTTCTGGTTTGTGAATACATACATCCAACAGATGACTCTTCACCTAAAGCTGATGTAATACTTGGTACTCCACATGCATCAGTTGCAGTTGCTACTTCAGGTGCTGGAATTCCGGTTGGATTACAACCTAAATTAGCACCAGAAGGACACAAAGTAAATACCGGCGGTGTTGTGTCTACTGTCCAAGTAAATACTTGTAAACATGTTGCACTATTACCACATGCATCTGTAGCAGTATAAGTTCTGATTTGTGTATGTAAACATCCATCAACTGATTCTTGGCCTAAAGATGATGTAATACTTGGTGTACCATTATTATCTGTAGCTGTAGCTGCTGCCGGAGCAGGAACACCACCTTGAGGATTACAACCTAAATCTACTCCCTGAGGACAGAAAGTAAATACAGGCGATATAGTATCTGCCACAGTTGTAAATACTGAAGTACAAGAATCACTACCACAACCATTTTCAGCTGAATATGCAATAGTTAAAGGCACTCCAGGGGCAGGCATTTGATACTGAGCTAAGTTGGTAACTGTTGTATTTGCATCTCCTCCAGTATAAGAGAACCCTGCAATCCAAGCAGCAAAAGCTTCAGCTGCATTTTCGTTACAAGCTACTGTTCTATTTCCAGGACAAGTAACCACTATTTCAGGATGTCTTGTTACAACTTGAGAGGCAATGGTAACATTTCCGTGTACGTCTGTTGCGGTCCATGTTACAGTAGTATTACCTACTGGGAAACACTGAGGAGCATTGTTAGTAAGCGACTCTACTTCGCAGTTATCAGAAGCAGTTACTCCAAGAGCAATTGCACAACCTAAGTCATCTTCATTAAAACATCTTTCAATATTAGAAATTGACAATACTGGAGCTATTGTATCTAAAACACTTACAACGAACTCACAAGTTGATGAACCATTTACATTAGTTGCTGTAGCTGTCACAACCGTTGATCCTACCGGAAAGAAACTTCCTGAGGCGTGTGAATAAGTTACATTAGGAGTTGGATCCCCTGCAGCTATTGCAGCTGAATAGGTAACATTAGCACCACACAAACCTGTAGTTGCATTAACAATGATATCCGCCGGACATTCAATTGTTGGAGGTACTGCTGCAGCTAACCATTGGAAAGAAAGAACATTTGAGCATGCTAACTGATTTTGACTATCTGTAAAGCAAGCCATAATTGTATCAACTCCAGGGCCACCTGAACCTAAATAGGTAAAATTAACCTCTCCATTAGCATCTGTTGTTGCTGTAAAAGGAGCTAAACC
Above is a genomic segment from Flavobacterium phycosphaerae containing:
- a CDS encoding OmpA family protein, whose translation is MKPIFVFLFFILFANTIYAQEQFALYFDSNKFELNTKEKERLNTWITENKNNKIVAIHGFTDEDGSIGFNDTLAQKRVDCIFKIIKNQIKIRDDFKTRSFGESFNQSKNKAENRRVLIYYILEKDIVREDEILGIKKEIAKEEPKPEIEYPEKMVFENPNGTTSEFKLDKAFMKRVGEAKQGEKLKIENLNFIINTFAVVPESRGKMYELLVVLQRNPQLKIEIQGHLCCMPTDRLDLSTQRAKAIYNFLVANQIYPPRLSYKGFGSTQPIYPLPEKNEQERAANRRVEILIVEN
- a CDS encoding cadherin repeat domain-containing protein, producing the protein MKKLLLLSAFFISYLTFAQVPQGISYQAIALNSSGTPVVSSNVGLRLSILNTSASGTVLYSETQVKTTNAQGLFNLVVGQGTLVSGAFNTINWGSGSKFLKVEMDASGGTNYVLVGTTQLLSVPYALAADSLVTSAGEGITLVSPNGTPYVLSVNDAGQLSLPTSGTSSSFPTQLYMYGSFNSFNASTALLMGYSDYSFFGYKYLTSGTQIKFISENNSSAAIYGINGTQNLVLNGSLYTIPSNGLYLIYNYLNIDGDNQIYFHASSIGPGVSYDNASGSAYSAMTYNVATNTLSATVTGVTSPNNTFRISMETPTGTGYYGDNLSDGTIDLYGQYINFPGATSTPKNYKVDLVLNFNGSGTYTVTQVP
- a CDS encoding TerC family protein encodes the protein MTVWILFLAAILVFLALDLGVFNKNPHVIKPKEAGIWTGIWVAMSFLFSIVINWLYSNEYIANPTGIKPAVATMKFITGYLIELSLSIDNIFIIAVIFASFKIPQKYQHRVLFWGILGAILFRGLMIFFGVILINKFSWMTYLFGAFLIFTAFKMLFKGEEEEFNPKKSFVYKNLRKIMPITHHIEGEQFFVKRKHIKAATPLFVALIVIEVMDMLFALDSVPAILAITSDPFLVFSSNIFAILGLRSMYFFLANMLEKFSYLEYSLIAILTFVGIKMLLVHYYKFPEWISLGFIALSLLIGIVISIKKSETTE
- a CDS encoding OmpA family protein is translated as MKKLCFVLCIMPFIVFSQKHYEVFFDFNKDYPNQVSITKLNQWIAENKFAEVTKILGYCDSVDDSKYNKELAVRRINSVMTLLKNETIAINDKVELIPFGKDFKFSKKQEENRKVTFFYTSKEEKSKGNKEITKEEEPISQFDNQTLIEKEVSELSMKFEKAKKGDLIKINNINFLFNSERIEEMSRPILEELVQIMYNNPKLRIAIHGHICCNPNGMDTKLSYRRALVILKYLTSNDIEVNRLSYKGFGSNDPIYKLPERNEAERKANRRVEILIVEK
- a CDS encoding T9SS type A sorting domain-containing protein; this translates as MKHFLLFSFLILTFSASSQSVIQSVNSGSVIAANSSISVGEIVVVPQNQNQSSTGIIGLLAQTQQTLEVPQLELSAKIKVFPNPTTSAVYFETATKLTDEKVSIYTTSGQLVSEKKIGTDNSLDLSALQTGVYLIQFSSKNINSFKIIKH
- a CDS encoding glutamine synthetase III family protein; this translates as MSTLRFQALKDASGRKPVKFEEADRKSAIFGANVFNDKAMKQFLTSDAYKGVKDAVQHGTKIDRKLADYIAMGMKEWAIAKGVTHYTHWFQPLTGTTAEKHDAFFETSYDGSDPLEKFGGGQLVQQEPDASSFPNGGIRNTFEARGYTAWDPTSPAFIFGTTLCIPTVFISYTGEALDYKTPLLRALNAVDEAATEVCKYFDKNVKKVTATLGWEQEYFLVDSSLANSRPDLLLTGRTLLGHTSAKGQQLDDHYFGSIPSRALNYMRELEEECMYLGIPVKTRHNEVAPNQFELAPIFEETNLAVDHNSLLMDVMSKVGERHDFKILFHEKPFKGVNGSGKHNNWSLATDTGVNLLSPGKTPMSNLQFLSFFINTIKAVNEYEELLRAAIATASNDHRLGANEAPPAIISVFIGQQLTKVLDELEGVTKGKLSPEEKTDLKLNVVGKIPDVLLDNTDRNRTSPFAFTGNKFEFRAVGSSANCANAMTTLNSIVAKQLKDFKKEVDALIEKKDLKKDEAIFNVLREYIKGTKNILFEGDGYSDAWEKEAKKRGLSNHKTTPAALKAKVSKKALDLFKDLNVMNHVEVEARYEIELEEYTKKIQIEGRVLGDIARNHVIPTAIRYQNTLIENVRGLKEIFGKDFEKIAKEQIVLIKEISSHIEGINTNVEAMTEARKKANALTDAQKMAEMYCDKVKPYFEIIREHCDKLELLVDDEVWTLTKYRELLFTR
- a CDS encoding HYR domain-containing protein, translated to MSVVAFLAVFLAPDTAMSQQLKNAINKTDLKETNTRQIPGTLISLGANASSRLAAPNGPTLNNTQAGALTEAYSSTGHYTLSVDGKGSSLSSMTVRVNKPNAAATVQKVILMSTATGSTIANGCVTLSGLPVNWNGTATSSSSGIGFYNYWADVTSLVSTQINALPAGISTLTVTECNSAAIEGSVLLVVFNDATATEKTIIIMFGAATPAGDNFSVTLAQPIDPAQPGALLDMGLGIGFSYQAAGGTQTSQVSVNGQRLSSSAGGEDDGASENGALLTVGGIGNVNTNPLNPNAGPTNQFTDDELYTILPFITNTTTSLNINTVNPSGDDNIFLAYFALSGAAIIGEGILLTQTTTSGNVGTNHTVKAVVKNANGQPLPNKTVTFTITAGPNFGLAPFTATTDANGEVNFTYLGSGGPGVDTIMACFTDSQNQLACSNVLSFQWLAAAVPPTIECPADIIVNATTGLCGANVTYSAAIAAGDPTPNVTYSHASGSFFPVGSTVVTATATNVNGSSTCEFVVSVLDTIAPVLSISNIERCFNEDDLGCAIALGVTASDNCEVESLTNNAPQCFPVGNTTVTWTATDVHGNVTIASQVVTRHPEIVVTCPGNRTVACNENAAEAFAAWIAGFSYTGGDANTTVTNLAQYQMPAPGVPLTIAYSAENGCGSDSCTSVFTTVADTISPVFTFCPQGVDLGCNPQGGVPAPAAATATDNNGTPSITSSLGQESVDGCLHTQIRTYTATDACGNSATCLQVFTWTVDTTPPVFTLCPSGANLGCNPTGIPAPEVATATDACGVPSITSALGEESSVGCMYSQTRTYTATDACGNSSTCTQEFTWRIDLEGPVFSGISENRDVLVNDEGDTCAQDLGGGGIATVTEKMDNSKQIAKSRVNFDQPRNEDHPNTPLSWTYGVNNFDQAEYFEGMGVPQRIVFTQLTGSTHTFKFRHEAVKHQGGVSRHAYDFLMSWEQAVATAGDLGNGAVNELQNLTAQQCDGIASCPNLTNSAFASLADTMGNPPNHHGNRNVDAAVATFEQQYGNRQIEIKGDAPISDFNIAFDGYSGTATGDNYAWYTVTWTSASSNVMIKLAGRAAQGAGSNGYGNCYGAGSIDGAPYHFRLEQLDGASLGSRDNQVMVEKTCDVNIPVEFDTPIVTDNCSSSQIDPVVVGADVVTQNADGSKTHCRTWEATDTCGKSSTYTQCITVSCSNETVAFKKSDVIEMSGASLGDKLKVKAYPNPYTSDFNLSLSTTVEGNVSVLIYDMTGRLLERNDINPSEISEVKIGNKYTSGVYNVVVTQGSETKTLHVIKR
- a CDS encoding OmpA family protein — protein: MKNAIFIILFLVSLKSLGQNQFEVFFDFNKDFPNEKSILEFNEWFAQNKNLEVTKMMGYCDSVDTKNYNIKLAERRINSVQLLLQKSGVKVNDNLERIAYGKDFKQSKIQAENRKVTIFYNEIKSQKPVVSPLTEKILNSKVGETVALPNIYFFNNSARIVPKSEPTLLELLCILEENPKLKIEIQGHICCQKVFDVNDVSLSRARAIYTYLLRNKIDRKRMTFKGYGTSRPVHPIPEKSAQEEDENRRVEVMILEK